A region from the Mercenaria mercenaria strain notata chromosome 7, MADL_Memer_1, whole genome shotgun sequence genome encodes:
- the LOC128558350 gene encoding toll-like receptor 3 — protein MRICWFVILFAYGSVTFGYMTIHNDNNDRRKVTRTSDNCELLTVGSTELYADYSYRGLTKVPDRLPNNITCLNMVGNILTSLAGSPWGKYTSLRKLSLARNRIDELRDRDFVGLSNLEMLDLSLDKIHYHAVHEYAFRHLESLKYLDLKQNITKYSRVETYPQSLQYLRKLELNFDIFLMPSPACKEFLTLGVVSRAYINGHNLTKLTERFVKPKSFNMHYHGEDMHGISFNFDE, from the exons GATTTGCTGGTTTGTGATCTTGTTCGCCTACGGAAGTGTGACATTTGGCTACATGACTATTCACAATGATAATAATGACAGAAGAAAAGTGACAAGGACATCTGACAATTGTGAGCTGTTGACCGTTGGCTCTACAGAATTGTATGCCGACTACAGTTATCGGGGTCTAACAAAAGTACCAGACCGTTTGCCGAACAATATTACATGTTTGAACatggttgggaatattttaaCTTCTTTAGCTGGATCGCCTTGGGGAAAGTACACTTCTCTTCGAAAATTATCATTGGCAAGAAACCGCATTGACGAACTTAGAGATCGAGATTTCGTCGGTTTGTCAAACCTTGAAATGCTCGATTTAAGTTTAGATAAAATACACTACCATGCGGTCCACGAATACGCCTTTAGGCATTTGGAGTCACTAAAGTATCTCGACCTTaaacaaaacattacaaaatacaGCAGGGTGGAAACATATCCACAGTCATTGCAATATTTACGAAAATTGgaattgaattttgatattttttt gatGCCTTCCCCAGCCTGCAAGGAGTTTCTCACGCTAGGTGTTGTTTCACGGGCATATATAAATGGGCATAATTTAACCAAATTGACAGAAAGGTTTGTGAAGCCTAAGTCTTTCAATATGCATTATCATGGGGAAGACATGCATGgaatttcttttaatttcgatgagtaa